ATCATTTTTAAATGCTCATATTTCGAACGAAATCCATTAAGTTGATGGATCGCCATACAATCAATTGCCTATATGCTCTCCCAAACACTAAAACAACAATTTTAACAAACATCCAAAAGCAACAGCATCGATCTCGATGGTCCACTTAACCATAACAAGCTCCATGCCATAATATATCTTAAGCTCTTCGGAGGGCAATTGCAGACAGCGGAATCAACACAGTGAAGATAACAACTGCAACGAATGCTGAAACCACAGCCCCACTGGACTGCCGGCAGAAATCACCAAACTGTTGGCAGATAGCCAGCCAATTTGCATCGGAGTTCCCATTGTGAGCCAAGTAAACTATGGCAGCGGCAGCGGACGCCGCAGAAGTGTTCAGAGTAACCGCCAACTACCAAAATGAAGAACTTCTGTGTTAATACATATGAGATACTTGACCATATATAGAAAACAAATATGTTGTTGGCAAAAAGTATAGAAATAAATCATCATTTGTACCACAGCGTTTGCGATCATATATCTCGAGAAGAAGATAGCATTCATAGCACATTTGTGATTTGTATATTGGTATATCGCACTTAACATTTGAGTTTGTGATCATGGATCCTTAAAGGATTACTTTATATTGATTGAAATGCTGAGACACTAATTAACAGATCAGGAAAAGAATTAGCTTACAGTGTCGAAAATAAGCAAGAGGAGCCTCGGAGCAACTAGTAGGGGACGAACAATGGTTACTATGGAGAAGGGCAGAGAGAGGACCAGGTAGCCACTCACTATGGCCATTGCTATCACGAAAAACCTGCAAATTTGTATAGTTTAGATCATATTAAGGAAGCACGGGTACGTACCATGTCAATTGATGATTAAGAAGCAAACATGCACGTACGTAAAAGTGGGCAAATCGTCATAACCGGCTGAAAACTGGAAGAACTGTGTGAAGAAAGGAAGAGTCTGTTCGCTGGAAGCCATGGCGACGGTGGCGCCAAGAGCAGCTGCCGTAGCGCCAAGCCTTAATATGAAGTCGAGCACCGCAACCCCCTTCTTCACTCCAGCTCCTTTGTCATGATCATGCTTGGGATCAGAAGCTAGCACCCTCATCACCTGATATGCTTCTCCTTTGGCAGCAGCCTGCTTACTTCTCGATGATGATGACTCTGGCTGAATGTTGATTGCGGTCGAATCACTTCTCGATCTATTCATCTTGGTTGAGTCACTTAACTAAATTACACTAAGAGCTGAAGATAGAAGCTAAAAGGGATAAGGAAACGAGAAGCTAATTCTGATTGAACCTGGTGATAGGTTGGGCTTTATATATGGAGGAAGTAGTAACTAAGAAGTATAAAAAAGGTTTATAGTTTATTAAAAAGGGAATTAGGGAAGTCGTTGCTAACTTTCTCCATGAACTAGTGGAGAACTGTGATATAATCATTACACATATGTGAAGTGGTTACACATAATCATTACACATATGTCTAAGTGTATTCTCTTCTTCTGTTGACAATGATATCAATTTCAAACCAAAAAGTATTGCTAGCTCTTTAACTAATTTCATTGCTGCAGGTGATCGGCTTTCGATAAGTCAACAGGTCATGAGTGAGACGGATGAAACTAATCATGGTGTGATTAGAATATTGTTACATTAACTAAACAATACATAATCTGTTGTTTTTTCTAGCCATATGCTTTTAGGCAAAGACTAAAATTTCTGTTTTGAGGAAATTTCGACGGTCCAAAAAAAGGATATTTTGATGAAAATATTGAAAAAGTATTGATATTGTTAAAGTTTCAAAAAAAATGATCGAAATATAGTTACCGTATTAATACATTTGCATGTAGAAATCTGTCGTATATCCATCTTGGCAGAGATGGTTGAGGCGTTCCCCTTCCTCCTTGGGGACCAAGGTTCGATTCACCTCACCAAATCCTTTTTGTATTATTCGAAATTGGGTCTACTTTGGCCCACTTTGTCCCAATTTATCAAGTATTTTGCGAGAAATTCAAAAATTTCGTTAAGTATCGCGAAATTTCGAAAATCTCGTATCACAATTGAATATCAACCCATGAAAAAAACGAAAATATCACCGAAATATTGGCGATAAATTCGATTTTTAAGACCTTGCTTTTAGGTATACATATACCGGAGGTTCTTCCCTCCACACAGTGAAGTCTCCCATCGTTGAGTTAACAGAGCGCACATTGCATGTACGCGCCTATTAGTAGAAGATGAAAATAAAAAAGCAAATAGCAGCTCCAAAAATAAAATTTGTTGAAGGAAAAATGCATTGATGTGCCTTCGTCAAACCTTCGTCATAATAACTGACGAAGAGGGAATCATGTGATTATATGTAATTGAGCAATCAGACATATATTATTAGGTTTCATTACATTGTAATTACCATTTGTAACTGTTGTATTCATCCCTTATATAAGGGAGTTATCTAATGAGAATGAGTAGACAAGTTCCAATTGTCATATTTCCTGTAGCATTTTTTTTTTTTTTTGAGAAAAATGAATAATTCATTAATCAAGGGATAAACCCAATTACAAACACCCATAAAAGCGAGGCAGAAAAACTACCAAAAATGAAGAGCATATGTCTCCAACTCGATCAAACAAGAAAGAGTATGGAGAAACAAACAGCTCACTAATCTATGGACCGAAGGCCTTACAAGCGAAAAAGAAAATGCAACAATACTAACTAATCTACCACACTCACCACTCATGCAAACTAACATTGTCGTCGCCGCTAGCAACCGTGAGATAATGAGGAGTGCCAAATTGGAGCGTTGATGCCTCAATAACTGATGCCAATCAAATGCCAAAACACAAATCATATGAAAATTCACGACCTAGAGGAAGAGCTCCCTCAAAACAACCCCATACAAACCACCATTGACACCCGAGTCACGAGAGAGATGAGGCTGACTAGAGAGGACCAAGAACGGTATCCAAGAGTCAAATCCAACGAAAATGGGGGGTGATAAACCCACGCGTGAGCACCCATAATCTAATAGGTAAGTGCGAAATTACACTTTAGGCGTGCAACCCCACAAATTGCACTTTAGTTATACAATGGTAGATTGGTAGTATACAAGTTGTTTTGGTGTTGAAAAACCAATAATCTAAAAAAGTTGGGATCGATTGACACCAGTTTGAGGAACTGAGTCCTCCAGTGCTGGACCAAGGCAGAATAATCTATATAGTGATAAAAATACACACAAGGGTGACATGTGCCCATAAACATGGAGCCCGATATAACGTAAAACTAAAAGAAACAACAAAATTAGAATATATACCTCATGTGGGTCTATAACCCAGTCCCAGGTCAAGACCCAGGCTCAGGCCCTAAGCACACGAAGCCAAAACCCTAATGGATGAAACAAGGCCCAATAGGCCCAAGAAACCAGGGCAGCAGTCCCTTGCTTCGCCCTCTCAATCCCAAACCTCCACTACATCAGATCTAGCCCTCCACCACCTTGTATTCCACCGTGCCATCAGTCTCCCACCACCCGCGCGCGCCTACAGTTCCCACCACCGACGCGCGCCTACAATTCCCACCATATACCTAAAAACCTACATGATCGGGGACATAATTCAAAGTAAAAACAGATGAAACACCAACTGATACACCCCGAACCTAGTATTTCTTTTTATATTGTGATTTTCGATTTAATTGAGTTGTATTTCCTACCGTTTATCTTACACTCTTACGGATTTTAAAAGTCGACCATTAGTAGTTTAACAAATTTGGAAATTTGTTCCTTCATTTTATGATAGAGGTGGTTTAAATGAGCTCGTAGACATTTAATTACTTGATTGGTAGTTCGTAAGTGAAGGTGTTTTAGCGAAATAACAAAAGTTGCCATTTTTGGGTGGGGGTATATAAAGGAAACTTGCCATTTTAGCTAGGTTAGAAACCTAACCTTCACCAGCCGCACCTCACTTTCTCCCTCCCCGACCCCGACCCCATTCGACCTCTCCTTGACGGATCGTCGTCGTCTGGCCACGCCGAATCGCCCCATCTGTTGCGTTCGACAACTGGGATGCCAATCGTCCATTCTAGGGTGGTAGCCGGCCCCAACTCGTCGACGTTAAGGCGCGGTGATGCCTAGAAGAGGCCGCTGACGTTGCTTCTTGTTCTTGTCGGAACTTCTTCCTCCGACCACCAATTTGGAGATCGTTGGTAGGGTTTTGAAGCACACTTCTTGAGTATTCTTTCCTCTGAAATCCTTGAGACGAATCGAAGTGTAGAGTGGTATCGAAACTTGTGCTCCTAAGCTTTAAAGGTAATTTCTGTTGTATACCTTGATCTCTAGGCTTTGTGTTAGTTATGAAAATTGTTGGGCTCGTTGAGAGGAAGAGATTAATATAAGTTTGGTTAATTTTGGTTGAAGTTGGAATGGTGGTGGTGGTGGTTAACCGCCACTGCTGGTGGCTGCCGCCGTGCGTGGCTAAGGTTTGGGTTAGTTTGGTTGCTCTATGGATGAAAAATGAGTTGTAAAGAGGTATTGAAAACTTTGGTGAATGTTGATTGGGATTTAGGAAATTCTTAGAGTTGTCTTTGGTGGAGGAGAAAATGCGAGTCTCATCCATAAAGCTTCCTATATTTATATTTAGGACTAATTTCAGTTTACCCCTATCAACTTTAGGTCGATCATCATGTTAGTCATTCTTTTTTCAATTTCATCAAAACACCCCTCAACTCCCAATTTTCATCAGTCGCGCATGTCCAAACCTCTAATTTCCATCTAATTCTTTTGTCAAGTGATGACTTGATATCAAGAAGAAAGTCAAATTCTGAAAGTTACCTTTCGGACCATTTTGTCCCCATATTGATACATATCTTTGTTCCCATCACAACCCCCTAACCTTGGTGATTTTGGTGGGATTGAATGCAATTTGTCCATTTTTCCTTTTTTCTTTCTTCTTGATATCAAGTCATCACTTGACAGAGGAATTGGATGGACATTGGAGGTTTGGACATGCGTGGCT
The window above is part of the Fragaria vesca subsp. vesca linkage group LG2, FraVesHawaii_1.0, whole genome shotgun sequence genome. Proteins encoded here:
- the LOC101298093 gene encoding casparian strip membrane protein 1-like — protein: MNRSRSDSTAINIQPESSSSRSKQAAAKGEAYQVMRVLASDPKHDHDKGAGVKKGVAVLDFILRLGATAAALGATVAMASSEQTLPFFTQFFQFSAGYDDLPTFTFFVIAMAIVSGYLVLSLPFSIVTIVRPLLVAPRLLLLIFDTLAVTLNTSAASAAAAIVYLAHNGNSDANWLAICQQFGDFCRQSSGAVVSAFVAVVIFTVLIPLSAIALRRA